ATTATCCAGAACAAAAAAAATAATCCAATAAATGCACTAATTGTAGAAATAGATAATCCAATATAATTTTTTATTTTGCGTTTTCTCATTTTAATTCCCCGTTTTTCTCAAAAAAAACATTTTTGATCCAATAATCAAAAGAAAACTCAGCAAAAATAAAATGAAAGCCAATAAATACATTGAGGATAAATATAAATGAGAACTTGCTTCTGTAAACTCATTTGCAATTGTTGCAGTAACTGTAGTGGTTGCAGACATTAATGATGTAGGAAGGCTGTCCTGATTTCCAATAACAAATGTTACAGCCATAGTTTCACCTATTGCCCTTCCTAAACTTATAAGCACAGCACCAATAATAGCACTTTTTGAATATCTAAACATAACCTTTGAGATAGTTTCCCACTTTGTTGCACCAAGCGCATATGCAGATTCTTTAAGTAAATCTGGCGTTATCTTTAGCGCATCTCTAGCCAATGCTGCAGTAAATGGTATAATCATTATTGCAAGCACAACGCTGGCCGTAAATAGACTTACACTCGAAGAATAACCATAAAAATATTGGCCAATAACAGGCAGTTTTGCAAGTGTAGAATTAAATAACGGCTG
The sequence above is drawn from the Desulfurella sp. genome and encodes:
- the pstC gene encoding phosphate ABC transporter permease subunit PstC, which codes for MRKKFIIIDFFLKHISMFFAYFTLLVIAGLFLVLYINSKDAISHFGFFSFITSNIWSPAFDKFGGLIALVGTFLTTVISAIIAIPIALGIAIFLVEICPNFLKTPIGIAIELLAAIPSVIYGFWGLFYLGPLIEKYVQPLFNSTLAKLPVIGQYFYGYSSSVSLFTASVVLAIMIIPFTAALARDALKITPDLLKESAYALGATKWETISKVMFRYSKSAIIGAVLISLGRAIGETMAVTFVIGNQDSLPTSLMSATTTVTATIANEFTEASSHLYLSSMYLLAFILFLLSFLLIIGSKMFFLRKTGN